A region of Nerophis ophidion isolate RoL-2023_Sa linkage group LG28, RoL_Noph_v1.0, whole genome shotgun sequence DNA encodes the following proteins:
- the LOC133545000 gene encoding zinc finger protein OZF-like, whose amino-acid sequence MDQEEPRPSHIKNKDQTPHNRKVEGDPLIPHFKEEKEVPDTLHIKEEKDQLTLQVKKEEEAPQSPHVKEEEEEHSISQVGEHLEGPEEVDVTKMPVTGVPVKSEDEVKGESEERGGGVPPSSSSTQHMTTEADGDHCGGSQADKLLAPLSDSEDTTSHSPDTDDEDSKDDKTCHTDNTHFTCSHCDKTFNHRSYLKRHMRIHTGEKPFSCSDCGRDFARKDTLKDHMRTHTGEKPFSCSICGKGYRQNQCLKEHMTIHSGKKPFSCSICGKDFVQRQYVKVHMRTHTGEKQISCLICGKSFARRGYLKIHMKLHSGEKTFTCSVCGKGFVQNQNLTVHMRTHTGEKPYSCSLCSRRFSDRSAFVVHMRAHSGEKPYSCSICNKTFCGRSSLGRHMRTHTGEKVLSCSVCGERLSSKYQCKKHKCAGENSSNKGLK is encoded by the coding sequence ATGGACCAAGAGGAGCCACGTCCCTCCCACATTAAAAATAAAGACCAGACCCCCCACAATAGAAAGGTGGAGGGGGACCCACTGATCCCTCACTTTAAAGAGGAAAAGGAGGTGCCAGATACCTTGCACATTAAAGAAGAAAAGGACCAACTTACCCTCCAagtcaaaaaggaagaggaagcaCCACAATCCCCTCacgttaaagaggaagaggaggaacacagcatcagtcaggtgggagagcatcttgaaggaccggaggaggttgatgtcaccaagatgccagtgactggtgtccctgtgaagagtgaagatgaggtgaaaggtgaaagtgaggagaggggagggggggtgcctccaagcagcagctcaacacaacacatgacaacagaagctgatggagaccactgtggaggatcacaagcagacaagctcttagctccactatcagatagtgaggacacaacctcacactctcctgacactgatgatgaagactctaaagatgataaaacatgtcacactgacaacactcacttcacatgttctcactgtgacaaaacttttaaTCACCGTTcttatctgaaaagacacatgagaatacacactggagaaaaacctttttcctgctcggaCTGCGGTAGAGATTTTGCACGAAAAGATACGTTGAAAGACCACATgcgaacacacactggagaaaaaccgttttcctgttcaatctgtggtaaaggttatAGACAAAATCAGtgtttgaaagaacacatgacaatacacagtgggaaaaaacctttttcctgttcaatttgCGGTAAAGATTTTGTACAACGACAGTatgtaaaagtacacatgagaacacacactggtgaaaaacagaTTTCTTGCTTAATCTGCGGAAAAAGTTTTGCGCGACGCGggtatttgaaaatacacatgaaatTACATTCCGGAGAGAAAACTTTTacctgttcagtctgtggtaaaggatttgtgcaaaatcaaaatttgacagtccacatgagaacacacaccggtgaaaaGCCATATTCCTGTTCACTCTGCAGCAGACGATTTTCTGACCGATCAGCATTTGTGGTACACATGAGAGCGCACAGCGGTGAAAAACCTTATTCCTGTTCGATCTGCAACAAAACCTTTTGTGGCCGTTCATCACTTggaagacacatgagaacacacacaggagagaaagtgttgagttgcagtgtgtgtggtgaaagattgtcttctaagtaccagtgtaagaaacacaagtgtgctggtgagaacagcagcaatAAGGGTTTGAAATAA